Genomic DNA from Asterias amurensis chromosome 2, ASM3211899v1:
AATCACTTCTCTGCAGTCTTTCCTGAACCGTCTGTTTGCAACTCCATATATGAATGGGTTCATGACGTGGTTAATGTATAAAATGAGATACATTTCATTCAGTACTTGCAAGAGTATAGGATCGATGTTCAGGCCACCCTGTACGGCAAAACTTACAATGATAAAGATCCAATATGGCAGCCATGTCATGaggaaaaacacacttgtcacaaaGAGCATCTTCGTTGTCTTACGCTGAAGTTGACTTATTGGCTGTTCGCGATCGGGGCGTGTTCTTTGACGGTTTGCCTCAAACCCCGACTCGGTATCCAGTGAAGATCGTGTCTGTAGATCCGTTGCAAGAGTTTGCTTTGCCGACGAAGCAGCTTGAGTTGGTACAGATGCAACCCAGACTTCCTTCCGAACCTTAGAAGTACTTGGTTTTGATCCATCGTCGATAGAGCTGGACTCCGGAACTACAACAGTAGAAGGGCAAATTGTCGAACAGTCGTTGCGACGGGTTCTCAACGAACTGGCCCCAACTTTCACATGTTGCCTGATTGCTTTGTAAACTAAGCTGTAGAACACGGCGACCATCACGAGCGTAGTTACACAGATTATAGCATGACATGCCAATCTCAGTATGGGCAATATAGGAATGGATGAGAATACTCCAACATACTCTGGAATATTTATTAGAACTGAGAACAAGGTCGATGCCCAGGCAGCTATCTTACCCCGTCTGTGAGTGAAGAACCGCCGATGTGGACGGCAGACGCAGTCGTAGCGATCTACTGCTATCAATGCCGTTATCATAATGGAGGTACCAGTGGCCGTCGTATTAAATGCCAACAAAAGCCGTATAACTACGGGTATTTCGTGTCCCATCATGAGTAAAACTCGGTATGCAATGTTTGCTACTTTGATAAGGCAGACAGCAAGATCAGCCCAGGCCAATGTCATGATGAAAACGTGGGTGCTTGTCTTCAGAGTCTTGGTCCAGTACACGCGAAGGATTAGAGAGTTACCAGGAACACCAAGTAATAGAACAAGTGTAAAGCAACATATCCGAAATAGATTTACGCCAAGCTGAACGAAGGCAGGTTCAAGCGTTGTGTCGTTGAAAAGTTCTGTTGAATTGAATGCTGATGACATGTCTTCCATGTTGTTACGGCTGACGCTTTAAACTGACATGAAAATCACCATTTTCGTATGAAGCAACAATGTAATGTACAACTGTAGCTAACACAAGACACGTTGATGTCTTTCTAAAGTATCTCAACCTGCTTTTTCACTAGCAAATCACTTGATCGTTAATGACATACTTCATTAGTTCAGACGGATcgtgtgtgtttttcttcggGAGTTGACGGGAGTCCCACACACTGCATTTCTCGGTACGTATAAAGGATTGGGATGAATTTAATCTGGCGTGTATTGCGTGCTCACAGGAGTAAATGCATCTTGACTTTCCCTAGCCCGGCGGCATAGTCAGAAATCATGGCATTGTTAAAGCCAACCAATCACAAGGCAACATTGAATTATTCAGTGATCGAAAGTTAGCCTTGGCCCAAGAGCTAAAGCTCCTCGCGACAGCGCATCACgataatagactgtgcaagtctcgcgcggatttgaacttccgggaccattgtggtcccaaccttatggagttttacgttggggagattttgtttcgtccattactttagtttaatgtagtttatgaccataaaaatgacaaatgttgttaaaaatgtaatactaattaacatcatataccaaagtaaaaataaagtcaacataataacgaagaaaaaccgatatttaaacttgaccttagaatttgtgcccatctccgatcacgaaactaaCGCAGACGCTTATTTTGGTCGCACGGGGTGAAAAGCCCATTCATTTgtcgtttaggcgtcggcttcctcttgaAACTGCGTCATGcatttatctaacgcccttgcgaccatcgtgcgtccgcatataaaccagctttgagtagtttcacattcgggcgtagatcatagagttatatataagaactagagggcgcacgagtgatgcttcgtgcacaaacgccacgggaccgcaagatgacaagcgcgtcattatgcgacgcgcgttgaatatgaaatacacgtttgagggtttttttattgaacgctcacgcgatgctgtttgttcaacttgtaaaatggccgcacaaacacacgctgtgagatagctgttttgtcaacttagaaaatggccgcctgctcgcataccggggcgcgtatatagacctttcttttgttgatcaacaaaccgccttggttggcatggtcggccgaatgttagtaaaacactaaatcgt
This window encodes:
- the LOC139949879 gene encoding uncharacterized protein produces the protein MEDMSSAFNSTELFNDTTLEPAFVQLGVNLFRICCFTLVLLLGVPGNSLILRVYWTKTLKTSTHVFIMTLAWADLAVCLIKVANIAYRVLLMMGHEIPVVIRLLLAFNTTATGTSIMITALIAVDRYDCVCRPHRRFFTHRRGKIAAWASTLFSVLINIPEYVGVFSSIPILPILRLACHAIICVTTLVMVAVFYSLVYKAIRQHVKVGASSLRTRRNDCSTICPSTVVVPESSSIDDGSKPSTSKVRKEVWVASVPTQAASSAKQTLATDLQTRSSLDTESGFEANRQRTRPDREQPISQLQRKTTKMLFVTSVFFLMTWLPYWIFIIVSFAVQGGLNIDPILLQVLNEMYLILYINHVMNPFIYGVANRRFRKDCREVIRKLKLC